Proteins from one Puntigrus tetrazona isolate hp1 chromosome 10, ASM1883169v1, whole genome shotgun sequence genomic window:
- the vamp2 gene encoding vesicle-associated membrane protein 2 produces the protein MSAPAGAPAPEGGNQPPNLTSNRRLQQTQAQVDEVVDIMRVNVDKVLERDQKLSELDDRADALQAGASQFETSAAKLKNKYWWKNAKMMIILGVICVIVLIIIIVYFST, from the exons AT GTCTGCCCCTGCCGGTGCCCCCGCCCCAGAAGGAGGTAACCAGCCTCCTAACCTCACCAGCAACCGTCGCTTACAGCAGACACAGGCTCAGGTGGATGAG GTGGTGGACATTATGCGTGTGAACGTAGACAAGGTCCTGGAGAGGGACCAGAAGCTGTCAGAACTGGATGATCGGGCTGATGCCCTGCAGGCTGGAGCCTCACAATTCGAGACCAGCGCCGCCAAGCTCAAGAATAAATACTGGTGGAAGAATGCCAAg ATGATGATTATCCTGGGGGTGATATGCGTGATTGTCCTCATTATAATCATTG TGTACTTCAGCACCTAA
- the and3 gene encoding actinodin3, with protein MRQKVTSVLCLYGALHCLLFLPVSRATSLAKVSKDKASNPAVSIDSEHAHGFLAHARSRRTADPNWYRSNPDFQSYYRYYNSIGHTEGLYEIDRIRMLYQQMRHLELAYGPEASKFQNTLGLQLKPTPPPTTQPPPPTLPPVSKMDVMYLCNLKDPQCKPHIVYLPAGGVPVLCDPRYHPNCNLSPVQKPLSPPVTPSEPVTSDPPPPPPPPQKNKPPPPPPPPMIMKGMEYDCDPYWDPDCLIDNPPRPVKMIEPPPALPAEKGKKETDSKVILNAPVPTYDPYDFNQDLYDPFRHAAP; from the exons atgAGGCAGAAG GTGACGTCTGTGCTGTGCCTTTATGGGGCTCTGCACTGCTTGCTGTTTCTGCCAG TGTCGCGGGCAACGTCGTTAGCAAAAGTCTCCAAAGACAAAG CATCTAATCCAGCTGTCAGCATCGACTCTGAACATGCCCATGGTTTTCTGGCACACGCACGTTCGAGAAGAACAGCTGACCCCAACTGGTATCGCAGTAATCCAGACTTCCAGTCCTACTACCGTTATTACAACAGTATTGGGCACACTGAGGGG CTCTACGAGATAGACAGAATTCGAATGCTTTACCAGCAGATGCGACACCTGGAGCTCGCGTACGGACCTGAGGCGTCCAAATTCCAGAACACCCTCGGTCTCCAGCTAAAACCCACGCCTCCACCCACAACCCAGCCTCCACCCCCCACTTTACCTCCCGTCTCCAAGATGGACGTTATGTACCTGTGTAATTTAAAAGACCCCCAATGCAAGCCACATATAGTGTACCTGCCCGCCGGTGGTGTACCTGTCCTTTGCGATCCACGGTACCACCCAAACTGCAACCTCAGCCCTGTCCAGAAGCCGCTTTCTCCACCCGTAACTCCCTCAGAGCCGGTGACGTCAGACcctcctccaccaccaccaccaccacaaaaaaacaagccCCCTCCACCACCCCCTCCTCCAATGATTATGAAAGGAATGGAGTATGACTGTGATCCTTACTGGGACCCCGACTGCTTGATCGACAACCCTCCCAGGCCAGTTAAGATGATCGAACCACCACCAGCGCTGCCGGCTGAAAAGGGGAAAAAGGAAACGGACAGCAAAGTCATCCTAAACGCTCCAGTTCCAACCTACGACCCATATGACTTCAATCAAGATCTATATGATCCTTTCCGCCATGCAGCTCCCTGA